The following proteins are co-located in the Microbacterium sp. SORGH_AS_0888 genome:
- the proC gene encoding pyrroline-5-carboxylate reductase → MLTFPPLAVLGAGSMGGAILRGVVASGSAGPIVATNRSAASAASLADVPGVTSVALEEEPSGNTSAVATSDIVLVGVKPAMVPDLLAEIAPHLRPGAVVVSLAAGVTIETFERILGPDAAVLRSMPNTPALVGKGLTGLAAGTRADAEQVALVRALFETVGTVIEVPESQIDELSTISGSGPAYVFLLIEELTRAAVAKGFTTEQARAMVEQTFAGASALLGASGEDPAELRRRVTSPKGTTERAIAVLQDADLSGLFARATDAALARAKELAAGG, encoded by the coding sequence ATGCTCACATTCCCTCCTCTGGCGGTTCTCGGTGCGGGTTCGATGGGCGGGGCGATCCTGCGGGGCGTCGTCGCGTCCGGCAGCGCCGGTCCGATCGTGGCGACCAATCGCTCCGCCGCCAGCGCGGCGTCGCTGGCGGACGTGCCGGGAGTGACGAGCGTCGCGCTCGAGGAGGAGCCGTCGGGCAACACGAGCGCGGTCGCGACGTCCGACATCGTTCTGGTGGGGGTCAAGCCCGCGATGGTCCCGGACCTGCTGGCCGAGATCGCGCCCCATCTGCGCCCCGGCGCGGTGGTCGTGAGCCTCGCCGCCGGCGTCACGATCGAGACGTTCGAGCGGATCCTCGGGCCGGATGCGGCGGTGCTGCGCTCCATGCCGAACACCCCCGCGCTCGTGGGCAAGGGGCTCACGGGGCTCGCCGCGGGCACTCGTGCCGACGCGGAGCAGGTGGCGCTCGTCCGGGCGCTCTTCGAGACGGTCGGCACGGTCATCGAGGTGCCCGAGTCGCAGATCGACGAGCTCTCCACGATCTCGGGGTCCGGCCCCGCGTACGTGTTCCTCCTCATCGAGGAGCTCACCCGTGCGGCGGTGGCCAAGGGGTTCACGACCGAGCAGGCGCGGGCGATGGTGGAGCAGACCTTCGCCGGGGCCAGCGCCCTGCTCGGCGCGTCGGGCGAGGACCCGGCCGAGCTCCGCCGCCGGGTCACGAGCCCGAAGGGCACGACCGAGCGCGCGATCGCCGTGCTGCAGGATGCGGACCTGTCGGGGCTGTTCGCCCGGGCCACGGATGCGGCGCTCGCCCGCGCGAAGGAGCTCGCCGCGGGCGGCTGA
- a CDS encoding TrkA family potassium uptake protein, with product MVEQIRTDAPVLVIGLGRFGAACAGELDRLDREVLAIDENLDLVQKWSERVTHTVQADAKNLEALKQIGAQDFQVAVVAVGSSIEASVLITANLVDLKVPQIWAKAVSQSHGKILARVGANHVIYPEREAGERVAHLVSGRMLDFIRFDDDFVLAKMYPPRFIRGVGLNESGVRTKFNITVVGVKSPGKPFRYAEADTVVTNHDLIIVSGTNSDIERFASLDR from the coding sequence TTGGTTGAGCAGATCCGCACAGATGCGCCGGTGCTGGTGATCGGCCTCGGCCGCTTCGGAGCCGCCTGTGCGGGCGAGCTGGACCGCCTCGACCGCGAGGTGCTCGCGATCGACGAGAACCTCGATCTCGTGCAGAAGTGGTCCGAGCGCGTGACGCACACCGTGCAGGCCGACGCGAAGAACCTCGAGGCGCTCAAGCAGATCGGCGCGCAGGACTTCCAGGTCGCGGTCGTCGCGGTGGGCTCCTCGATCGAGGCGTCCGTGCTCATCACCGCCAACCTGGTGGATCTGAAGGTGCCGCAGATCTGGGCCAAGGCCGTGTCGCAGTCGCACGGCAAGATCCTCGCGCGGGTGGGGGCGAACCACGTGATCTACCCCGAGCGCGAGGCCGGCGAGCGCGTCGCGCACCTCGTCTCCGGGCGCATGCTCGACTTCATCCGGTTCGACGACGACTTCGTGCTCGCCAAGATGTACCCCCCGCGCTTCATCCGCGGCGTCGGCCTGAACGAGTCCGGGGTGCGCACCAAGTTCAACATCACGGTGGTCGGGGTGAAGAGCCCGGGCAAGCCCTTCCGGTACGCCGAGGCCGACACCGTCGTCACGAACCACGACCTCATCATCGTGTCCGGCACGAACAGCGACATCGAACGGTTCGCCTCGCTCGACCGCTGA
- a CDS encoding TrkH family potassium uptake protein — MTAEPAASTWRRRASQAWDRTRDGARTFTTSSPARFAILVFSALIILFTALLSLPAAAADGRSTPFADALFTAISTICVTGLSTVNMGSHWSPFGQVIIYVGVNVGALGVLTLASILGMVISKRLGLRAKLIAAGDTNPLRVHGGPVNEGQTVRLGEVGQLLRTVALSTIVIEAGLAVLLYPSLLVAGIHPLTALWEAPYFAAMAFTNTGFTPNANGLAPFAQDYMFMTVLMIGVFLGSIGFPVIFTLWRHRWHVRRWSLHTKLTLITTVILFFAGAIVFVTLEYDNPATFGGMDAWDTTFQSLFLSAMTRSGGFSVIDIADLHGSSLLVGSMLMFVGGGSASTAGGIKVTTLAVLALAVWSEAKGRPSVQALGRRIPSDVQRVALSVVAWGATIVAVSTITVAQITKAPVDEVLFEVVSGFATVGLSSGLTQNLPDPAIYVLAATMFMGRVGTVTLAAAVAASNRSQLYSLPVERPIVG; from the coding sequence ATGACGGCCGAGCCCGCGGCATCCACCTGGCGGCGACGGGCGTCGCAGGCCTGGGACCGGACCCGCGACGGCGCCCGCACGTTCACCACCTCCTCTCCCGCGCGGTTCGCGATCCTCGTCTTCTCGGCGCTCATCATCCTGTTCACGGCACTGCTGTCGCTTCCCGCCGCGGCCGCGGACGGACGCTCCACGCCCTTCGCCGACGCGCTGTTCACCGCGATCTCGACGATCTGCGTCACGGGGCTGTCGACCGTGAACATGGGGTCGCACTGGTCCCCGTTCGGACAGGTGATCATCTACGTGGGCGTCAACGTCGGCGCTCTCGGCGTCCTGACGCTCGCCTCGATCCTCGGCATGGTGATCTCCAAACGCCTGGGACTGCGCGCCAAGCTCATCGCGGCGGGCGACACGAACCCGCTGCGGGTGCACGGCGGGCCCGTGAACGAGGGGCAGACGGTGCGCCTGGGCGAGGTCGGCCAGCTCCTGCGCACGGTCGCGCTGTCGACGATCGTGATCGAGGCGGGGCTCGCGGTCCTGCTGTACCCCTCGCTGCTGGTCGCGGGGATCCACCCGCTGACCGCGCTGTGGGAGGCGCCGTACTTCGCGGCGATGGCGTTCACGAACACGGGCTTCACCCCCAACGCGAACGGGCTGGCCCCCTTCGCGCAGGACTACATGTTCATGACGGTGCTCATGATCGGCGTGTTCCTCGGCTCGATCGGGTTCCCCGTGATCTTCACGCTGTGGCGCCACCGCTGGCACGTGCGGCGCTGGTCGCTGCACACCAAGCTCACCCTCATCACGACCGTGATCCTCTTCTTCGCAGGGGCGATCGTGTTCGTGACGCTCGAGTACGACAACCCCGCGACCTTCGGCGGCATGGATGCGTGGGACACGACCTTCCAGTCCCTGTTCCTGTCCGCGATGACCCGCTCGGGCGGCTTCTCCGTCATCGACATCGCCGACCTCCACGGCTCGTCGCTGCTGGTCGGGTCCATGCTCATGTTCGTCGGCGGCGGGTCGGCCTCGACCGCGGGCGGCATCAAGGTCACGACGCTCGCCGTGCTCGCCCTGGCCGTCTGGTCGGAGGCCAAGGGACGCCCCTCGGTGCAGGCGCTCGGACGTCGCATCCCGAGCGACGTGCAGCGCGTGGCGCTGTCGGTGGTCGCGTGGGGCGCGACGATCGTGGCGGTGTCGACCATCACGGTCGCGCAGATCACGAAGGCGCCCGTGGACGAGGTGCTCTTCGAGGTCGTGTCGGGGTTCGCGACCGTCGGCCTGTCGAGCGGGCTCACCCAGAACCTCCCCGATCCCGCCATCTACGTGCTGGCCGCGACCATGTTCATGGGGCGCGTTGGTACAGTGACACTCGCTGCGGCCGTCGCCGCGTCGAACCGTTCGCAGCTCTACTCGCTGCCGGTGGAAAGGCCGATCGTTGGTTGA
- a CDS encoding helix-turn-helix domain-containing protein produces MPEMPDVQFLTVAEVAAIMRVSKMTVYRLVHAGELPAVRFGRSYRVPESAVSELVQRPAADVG; encoded by the coding sequence ATGCCGGAAATGCCGGACGTGCAGTTCCTCACGGTCGCGGAGGTCGCCGCCATCATGCGCGTGTCGAAGATGACGGTGTACCGCCTGGTGCACGCGGGGGAGCTCCCCGCCGTGCGCTTCGGACGCAGCTACCGCGTTCCCGAGTCGGCCGTCTCCGAGCTCGTGCAACGTCCGGCCGCCGACGTCGGCTAG
- a CDS encoding 30S ribosomal protein bS22 — translation MGSVIKKRRKRMAKKKHRKLLRKTRHQRRNKK, via the coding sequence GTGGGTTCTGTCATCAAGAAGCGCCGCAAGCGCATGGCGAAGAAGAAGCACCGCAAGCTGCTTCGCAAGACTCGCCACCAGCGCCGCAACAAGAAGTAA
- a CDS encoding rhodanese-like domain-containing protein: MKSITVQQLRERTDVPLIDVREADEFAAGHVPGAVNLPMSTIGDHLDELPDGAFDVICQAGGRSARVAQALESRGYDPTNVEGGTGEWIAAGYPVEK, translated from the coding sequence ATGAAGTCCATCACCGTGCAGCAGCTGCGTGAGCGCACCGATGTGCCGCTCATCGACGTGCGCGAGGCCGACGAGTTCGCCGCGGGCCACGTGCCGGGAGCCGTCAACCTGCCGATGTCGACCATCGGCGACCACCTCGACGAGCTTCCCGACGGTGCGTTCGACGTGATCTGCCAGGCCGGCGGCCGTTCTGCTCGCGTCGCGCAGGCGCTCGAGTCCCGCGGTTACGACCCGACGAACGTCGAGGGCGGCACGGGCGAGTGGATCGCCGCGGGCTACCCGGTCGAGAAGTAG
- the zapE gene encoding cell division protein ZapE, producing the protein MAGVGPIEAAAAREGFALDPHQRRVAARLEALAVPPDAVGPRGVYLFGPAGRGKSWLADAWLDAVPARRKTRVHAHGMFDRLHRGIHSHRPAPDAVDRALDDVIGDVDALLFDELHVHDPGDAGLLTRLLERLFARRTTVVATSNYAPAELLPSPVWHHLFEPGIRLIRENLEPLRLEGATDYRALPHGRASGFAGGAWRSSLPPGAPAGDGAVVTVRDREFTLTATAPGVLRASFAQLCEAPLSAIEYLAWARRYPQWIVTDVPRLAGVLPAAQQRFITLVDVLCDADVTLTLVSEHDRDAVIADAEDSARPDAFRLASRLRLLRGCVDADIFPVADTMRG; encoded by the coding sequence ATGGCGGGCGTCGGGCCGATCGAGGCCGCCGCCGCCCGCGAGGGGTTCGCGCTGGACCCCCACCAGCGCCGCGTCGCTGCGCGTCTCGAGGCGCTGGCGGTGCCGCCGGATGCCGTCGGTCCTCGCGGTGTCTACCTCTTCGGTCCCGCGGGCCGGGGCAAGTCCTGGCTCGCCGATGCATGGCTCGACGCCGTGCCCGCGCGCCGCAAGACACGGGTGCACGCGCACGGCATGTTCGATCGGCTGCACCGCGGCATCCACTCCCATCGCCCCGCGCCCGACGCGGTCGACCGGGCGCTCGACGATGTCATCGGCGACGTCGACGCGCTCCTGTTCGACGAGCTCCACGTGCACGATCCGGGTGACGCGGGCCTGCTGACCCGGCTGCTCGAACGGCTCTTCGCGCGCCGCACGACCGTCGTCGCGACCTCCAACTACGCCCCGGCGGAGCTGCTTCCGAGCCCCGTCTGGCACCACCTGTTCGAGCCCGGGATCCGCCTGATCCGCGAGAACCTCGAGCCGCTGCGCCTCGAGGGTGCCACCGACTACCGCGCGCTGCCGCACGGCAGGGCGTCGGGGTTCGCCGGCGGCGCATGGCGGTCGTCGCTCCCGCCGGGTGCGCCCGCCGGCGACGGCGCCGTCGTCACGGTGCGTGACCGGGAGTTCACGCTCACCGCGACCGCTCCCGGTGTGCTGCGCGCGAGCTTCGCCCAGCTGTGCGAGGCACCGCTGTCGGCGATCGAGTACCTCGCCTGGGCGCGACGCTATCCGCAGTGGATCGTGACGGACGTGCCGCGGCTCGCGGGCGTGCTCCCGGCCGCGCAGCAGCGGTTCATCACGCTCGTCGACGTGCTCTGCGACGCGGACGTCACCCTCACCCTCGTCTCCGAGCACGACCGTGACGCCGTCATCGCGGACGCCGAGGACTCCGCGCGCCCGGACGCCTTCCGGCTCGCCAGCCGGCTCCGGCTCCTGCGCGGGTGCGTCGATGCGGACATATTCCCCGTGGCGGATACGATGAGAGGGTGA
- a CDS encoding glutaredoxin family protein, with product MTTLTLIGKADCHLCDVARGVIDQVLAELPEKDADRIEVVEASIETDPALYELWWEKIPVILIDGKLHSHWRVAPERLREALSAQEAE from the coding sequence GTGACGACACTCACCCTCATCGGCAAGGCGGACTGCCACCTCTGCGATGTCGCGCGCGGTGTCATCGATCAGGTGCTCGCCGAGCTGCCGGAAAAGGACGCCGACCGCATCGAGGTGGTCGAGGCATCCATCGAGACGGATCCCGCGCTCTACGAGCTGTGGTGGGAGAAGATCCCCGTGATCCTCATCGACGGCAAGCTGCACTCGCACTGGCGGGTCGCGCCGGAGCGCCTGCGCGAAGCGCTCAGCGCGCAGGAGGCGGAATGA
- a CDS encoding Dabb family protein yields the protein MTIRHVVAWRLATEDPDERAEQAARIARELNALKGVVPALIDITVGPDVVGAGNWDVALVADVADAEALDAYQRHPAHQAVVGYVRSVVAERVAVDFEI from the coding sequence ATGACCATCCGGCACGTCGTCGCGTGGCGGCTCGCGACCGAGGACCCGGACGAGCGCGCCGAGCAGGCCGCGCGCATCGCGCGTGAGCTCAACGCGCTGAAGGGCGTCGTGCCCGCGCTCATCGACATCACGGTCGGCCCGGACGTCGTCGGCGCCGGCAACTGGGATGTCGCGCTCGTCGCCGATGTCGCCGACGCCGAGGCGCTCGATGCCTATCAGCGTCACCCGGCCCACCAGGCGGTGGTCGGCTACGTCCGCTCGGTCGTCGCCGAGCGCGTCGCGGTCGACTTCGAGATCTGA
- a CDS encoding tyrosine-protein phosphatase, whose product MDRPGSPPEADAGVIEGLHNFRDTGGMPLVGGGATRPGVLYRSDALSDLTPRGLEQLASTDIGVIVDLRTPSERQMAPDRLPTSRAFRRVELSVLEGAVGGLAQQAMQAGLQEGDPETARQAIAEAMRRLPTLSELYLGMLGHGAALFAEVARLVAAATPATPTAVLVHCTAGKDRTGVATALVLDAVGADRGAIVADYASSQDNLAGAWADGMFATIARMGAPRTPGLEALVALTPPAAIERALSWVDERGGSAAYLASGGLTDAELDTLRDRLRA is encoded by the coding sequence GTGGACCGACCCGGCTCGCCCCCTGAGGCGGACGCCGGCGTGATCGAGGGACTGCACAACTTCCGCGACACCGGTGGGATGCCGCTGGTCGGCGGCGGGGCGACGCGACCCGGCGTGCTCTACCGCTCGGACGCGCTGTCGGACCTCACCCCGCGCGGGCTCGAACAGCTGGCGTCGACCGACATCGGCGTGATCGTCGACCTGCGCACCCCTTCCGAACGCCAGATGGCCCCGGACCGGCTGCCCACGAGCCGCGCCTTCCGCCGCGTCGAGCTCTCCGTGCTCGAAGGGGCGGTCGGCGGCCTCGCCCAGCAGGCCATGCAGGCGGGGCTCCAGGAGGGCGACCCCGAGACCGCGCGCCAGGCGATCGCCGAGGCCATGAGGCGGTTGCCGACGCTGAGCGAGCTGTACCTCGGGATGCTGGGCCACGGCGCCGCGCTGTTCGCCGAGGTGGCGCGGCTCGTCGCCGCCGCCACGCCCGCGACGCCCACCGCCGTGCTCGTGCACTGCACGGCGGGGAAGGATCGCACCGGCGTGGCGACCGCTCTCGTCCTCGATGCCGTCGGCGCCGATCGCGGGGCGATCGTGGCCGACTACGCGTCCTCGCAGGACAACCTCGCCGGCGCCTGGGCCGACGGCATGTTCGCGACGATCGCCCGGATGGGCGCACCGCGCACGCCCGGGCTCGAGGCGCTCGTGGCGCTCACGCCGCCGGCGGCGATCGAGAGGGCACTCAGCTGGGTCGACGAGCGGGGCGGAAGTGCCGCCTATCTCGCGTCGGGCGGGCTCACCGACGCCGAGCTCGACACCCTGCGCGACCGGTTGCGGGCCTGA
- the aspS gene encoding aspartate--tRNA(Asn) ligase, with amino-acid sequence MSERVLVKQLQSLPDGPVSVSGWVETVRDQKKVQFVILRDETGAVQLVNPATRPADDGSEQDAGALALTETISGLSTGTFLTVTGDLKHDERVKLGGVEIKIAALEIAAAADPETPIAADSGLDKRMDWRFIDLRQRRNNLIFRIQTTLEHAMRTYWVERDYVEIHSPKLMSAPAEGNAELFALEYFGDQTAYLAQSPQHFKQMAQAAGFGKVFEIGDVFRADPSFTSRHATEFTSIDTEISWIDSYEDVAAMQEELLATAFAAVKEKHGDEIKELFDVDVVVPTLPFPRIPLAEAREIVKARGYDIPRTDGDLDPEGERQISAHVAETYGHQFVFITDYHAEIRPFYHMRDEQTGLTKSYDLLFRGTEITTGAQREHRIDVLEAQALEKGLSLEGLAHYLDFFRYGVPPHGGFGMGLARVLMLMLEQDSIREVTFLFRGPTRLAP; translated from the coding sequence GTGAGCGAACGCGTCCTGGTCAAGCAGCTTCAGTCCCTTCCCGATGGGCCGGTGTCGGTCTCCGGCTGGGTCGAGACGGTGCGCGATCAGAAGAAGGTGCAGTTCGTCATCCTCCGCGATGAGACCGGCGCCGTGCAGCTGGTGAACCCCGCGACCCGCCCCGCCGACGACGGCAGTGAGCAGGATGCCGGAGCCCTCGCGCTGACCGAGACGATCTCGGGCCTGTCGACCGGCACCTTCCTGACGGTGACCGGCGACCTCAAGCACGACGAGCGGGTCAAGCTCGGCGGCGTCGAGATCAAGATCGCCGCGCTCGAGATCGCCGCGGCCGCCGACCCGGAGACGCCGATCGCTGCCGACAGCGGGCTCGACAAGCGCATGGACTGGCGCTTCATCGACCTGCGCCAGCGTCGCAACAACCTCATCTTCCGCATCCAGACGACCCTCGAGCACGCGATGCGCACGTACTGGGTCGAGCGGGACTACGTCGAGATCCACTCGCCGAAGCTCATGTCGGCGCCCGCCGAGGGCAACGCCGAGCTGTTCGCGCTCGAGTACTTCGGCGACCAGACCGCCTACCTCGCGCAGAGCCCGCAGCACTTCAAGCAGATGGCGCAGGCAGCCGGCTTCGGCAAGGTGTTCGAGATCGGCGACGTGTTCCGCGCGGACCCGAGCTTCACGAGCCGTCACGCGACGGAGTTCACCTCCATCGACACCGAGATCTCGTGGATCGACTCCTACGAGGATGTCGCCGCGATGCAGGAGGAGCTCCTGGCCACGGCCTTCGCGGCCGTCAAGGAGAAGCACGGCGACGAGATCAAGGAGCTGTTCGACGTCGACGTCGTGGTGCCGACGCTCCCCTTCCCCCGCATCCCGCTGGCCGAGGCCCGGGAGATCGTCAAGGCCCGCGGCTACGACATCCCCCGCACCGACGGCGACCTCGACCCCGAGGGCGAGCGCCAGATCTCGGCGCACGTCGCGGAGACCTACGGGCACCAGTTCGTCTTCATCACGGACTACCACGCCGAGATCCGGCCCTTCTACCACATGCGCGACGAGCAGACCGGGCTCACCAAGAGCTACGACCTGCTGTTCCGCGGCACCGAGATCACGACGGGCGCGCAGCGCGAGCACCGCATCGACGTGCTCGAGGCGCAGGCGCTCGAGAAGGGCCTGTCCCTCGAGGGCCTCGCGCACTACCTCGACTTCTTCCGCTACGGCGTGCCGCCCCACGGCGGCTTCGGCATGGGGCTCGCGCGCGTTCTGATGCTCATGCTCGAGCAGGACTCCATCCGCGAGGTGACGTTCCTCTTCCGTGGACCGACCCGGCTCGCCCCCTGA
- a CDS encoding DUF6264 family protein — protein sequence MSEPRPDGEPGVYTLPEGSFRMSEGAAAPVGRSVAEEGRTAAHAAPEEPGRPVSDAEAVPPTSDPPRRRRVWDLVLTLLLLLVATGAAGLSSVLALYIVLLSDGCSTVNCDYGQLNLGLWIALSGPWAVWAVAVVVSIALLVRRRLAFWMPIVGVAAIVGVWFLGAWVAASGVG from the coding sequence GTGAGCGAACCGCGCCCCGATGGCGAACCCGGTGTCTACACCCTCCCCGAGGGGTCCTTCCGGATGAGCGAGGGAGCGGCGGCACCCGTGGGGCGCTCTGTCGCAGAAGAGGGGCGCACGGCGGCGCACGCCGCGCCCGAGGAACCGGGGCGACCGGTCTCCGACGCGGAGGCGGTGCCCCCGACATCCGATCCGCCCCGCCGCCGTCGCGTCTGGGACCTCGTGCTCACCCTCCTGCTCCTGCTCGTGGCGACGGGCGCAGCCGGACTGAGCTCCGTCCTGGCGCTGTACATCGTCCTGCTGTCGGACGGCTGCAGCACGGTCAACTGCGACTACGGGCAGCTGAACCTCGGACTGTGGATCGCGCTGTCGGGGCCGTGGGCCGTCTGGGCGGTGGCGGTCGTCGTCTCGATCGCGCTGCTGGTGCGACGCCGGCTCGCGTTCTGGATGCCGATCGTCGGGGTGGCCGCGATCGTCGGGGTCTGGTTCCTCGGCGCCTGGGTGGCCGCGTCGGGCGTGGGTTGA
- a CDS encoding DedA family protein, with the protein MTETGSWLSALADWTVSLMEVIGPAGAGAAIALESVFPPLPSEAILPMAGLAASRGSFTLVEALAWTTAGSIVGALLLYGLGAWLGAARLRRIAERMPLMQAEDVDRTIAWFERHGGKAVFFGRMLPIFRSLISIPAGVARMPLWRFGLLTAAGSLLWNAVFVFSGYFLGEQWHIVEEYAGILQIVVILAVVGAFVWFVAARLRRLAAARRTADSRD; encoded by the coding sequence ATGACCGAGACCGGCTCGTGGCTCAGCGCGCTCGCCGACTGGACCGTATCGCTCATGGAGGTCATCGGGCCGGCGGGCGCAGGCGCGGCGATCGCCCTCGAGAGCGTCTTCCCGCCCTTGCCGAGCGAGGCGATCCTGCCCATGGCGGGCCTCGCCGCCAGCCGCGGGAGCTTCACGCTCGTCGAGGCGCTCGCGTGGACGACCGCCGGCTCGATCGTCGGAGCCCTCCTGCTCTACGGTCTCGGCGCGTGGCTCGGAGCCGCGCGGCTGCGCCGCATCGCGGAACGGATGCCGCTCATGCAGGCCGAGGACGTCGACCGCACGATCGCCTGGTTCGAGCGGCACGGCGGCAAGGCGGTGTTCTTCGGCCGGATGCTGCCCATCTTCCGGAGCCTGATCTCGATCCCCGCGGGCGTCGCGCGGATGCCGTTGTGGCGCTTCGGGCTGCTGACCGCGGCGGGGAGCCTCCTGTGGAACGCCGTGTTCGTGTTCTCGGGGTACTTCCTGGGCGAGCAGTGGCACATCGTCGAGGAGTATGCCGGCATCCTGCAGATCGTCGTGATCCTCGCGGTCGTCGGCGCGTTCGTCTGGTTCGTCGCCGCGCGGCTGCGGCGCCTGGCTGCCGCGCGCCGCACCGCCGATTCCCGCGACTGA
- a CDS encoding histidine phosphatase family protein, which yields MPADRLHLVRHGEVHNPSRVLYGRLPEFRLSADGRRMARQAADYVHGLARPIAALVCSPLQRTRESAEPFTTLFGVDPVVDERVIEPTNVFEGTRMKRALLNPLNWRHLRDPETPSWGEPYRQVEERMLQAMAATWGAVDAGDVVIVSHQLPIWVTHLSIAGQPFRHDPRKRRCALSSVTSFEGGPGSWREVGYAEPATVDGSIDVGAV from the coding sequence GTGCCCGCCGATCGCCTCCATCTCGTGCGCCACGGGGAGGTCCACAACCCCTCGCGCGTGCTCTATGGACGGCTGCCGGAGTTCCGGCTCAGCGCCGACGGCCGCCGCATGGCACGCCAGGCCGCCGACTACGTGCACGGGCTCGCGCGTCCGATCGCCGCTCTCGTGTGCTCTCCGCTCCAGCGCACGCGTGAGTCGGCCGAGCCGTTCACGACGCTCTTCGGCGTCGACCCCGTCGTCGACGAGCGCGTCATCGAGCCCACCAACGTCTTCGAGGGCACCCGCATGAAGCGGGCCCTGCTCAATCCGCTCAACTGGCGCCACCTGCGCGACCCGGAGACCCCCAGCTGGGGGGAGCCGTACCGGCAGGTCGAGGAACGGATGCTGCAGGCCATGGCCGCGACCTGGGGCGCCGTCGACGCCGGCGACGTCGTGATCGTCAGCCACCAGCTGCCGATCTGGGTCACGCACCTCTCCATCGCGGGACAGCCCTTCCGCCACGACCCGCGCAAGCGCCGCTGCGCTCTCTCGAGCGTGACTAGCTTCGAGGGCGGGCCGGGCTCCTGGCGCGAGGTCGGCTACGCCGAGCCCGCGACCGTCGACGGCTCGATCGACGTGGGAGCCGTATGA
- a CDS encoding TlpA disulfide reductase family protein encodes MSALTRRITAALAVAALTVGLAACSSDPLADQYRAGSNKGFIEGSFQVQETAAADRGAPISFQGTTQDGKPVSGSDYAGQVLVVNFWYAACGPCRAEAPTLEKAVSDLAGKNASFLGVNIYDQPETAASFMSTYDITYPSIIAVNDGAVNLAFASAVPLTAVPVTLVLDTQGRVAARIIGQLTDASILTTLVNDAIAGAS; translated from the coding sequence ATGAGCGCCCTGACCCGCCGGATCACCGCCGCGCTCGCCGTCGCCGCCCTGACGGTGGGCCTCGCCGCATGCTCGAGCGACCCGCTCGCCGACCAGTACCGTGCGGGCTCCAACAAGGGGTTCATCGAGGGCTCGTTCCAGGTGCAGGAGACCGCCGCGGCCGACAGGGGAGCGCCGATCTCGTTCCAGGGCACGACCCAGGACGGCAAGCCCGTGTCGGGCTCCGACTACGCCGGGCAGGTGCTGGTCGTGAACTTCTGGTACGCCGCCTGCGGCCCCTGCCGCGCCGAGGCTCCCACGCTCGAGAAGGCCGTCTCCGACCTCGCCGGGAAGAACGCCTCGTTCCTCGGCGTCAACATCTACGACCAGCCCGAGACGGCGGCATCCTTCATGTCGACGTACGACATCACCTACCCCAGCATCATCGCCGTCAACGACGGGGCCGTGAACCTCGCCTTCGCGAGCGCCGTGCCCCTCACGGCCGTCCCGGTCACGCTCGTGCTCGACACGCAGGGGCGCGTCGCGGCCCGCATCATCGGACAGCTCACGGATGCGTCCATCCTCACGACGCTCGTGAACGACGCGATCGCCGGCGCGTCGTGA